A single region of the Streptomyces sp. NBC_00425 genome encodes:
- a CDS encoding TetR/AcrR family transcriptional regulator, with translation MDSAAQKRRVPYRQGEGERLRQDILDTATRILEESGREDALSLRGIARELGIAAPSIYLHFNDKTDLVRTVLDARYAALASTMREAGSAAAEAGAGAWGVLRAIVGTYRGFAVDNPRRYRLMFSLEQQTSAEDRRATGHPLDRVLIAWTDAVDQYLAAACPEQREEADTLGVLLWTGLHGQFALWHTLPHSFVDDDTILRELEEALMRRLLPPSD, from the coding sequence GTGGACTCGGCAGCCCAGAAGCGGCGTGTGCCCTACCGGCAGGGTGAAGGGGAGCGCCTCCGGCAGGACATTCTGGACACGGCGACCCGCATCCTGGAGGAGTCCGGTCGCGAGGACGCCCTGTCTCTGCGTGGCATCGCCCGCGAGCTGGGCATCGCCGCGCCCAGTATCTACCTGCACTTCAACGACAAGACCGACCTGGTGCGGACGGTGCTCGATGCCCGGTACGCCGCGCTGGCGTCGACCATGCGCGAGGCCGGAAGCGCGGCCGCCGAGGCCGGTGCCGGCGCATGGGGTGTCCTGCGCGCCATCGTGGGCACCTACCGCGGGTTCGCCGTCGACAATCCCCGCCGCTATCGGCTCATGTTCAGCCTGGAGCAGCAGACTTCGGCGGAGGACCGGCGCGCCACCGGGCATCCGCTCGACCGGGTGCTGATCGCGTGGACCGATGCCGTTGACCAGTACCTCGCCGCAGCCTGTCCCGAGCAACGCGAGGAGGCCGACACGCTGGGGGTCCTGCTGTGGACCGGCCTGCACGGTCAGTTCGCCCTCTGGCACACCCTGCCGCATTCCTTTGTCGATGACGACACCATCCTGCGCGAGCTTGAGGAGGCGTTGATGAGGAGACTGCTGCCGCCGTCCGACTGA
- a CDS encoding ferredoxin, translating into MASGQCVLIAPEVFDQRDEDGMAVLLGEHPAPELHDGVRESAAVCPAAAIRLEEK; encoded by the coding sequence GTGGCCTCGGGTCAGTGTGTCCTGATCGCTCCGGAGGTCTTCGACCAGCGGGACGAGGACGGCATGGCCGTCCTCCTCGGCGAGCACCCCGCGCCCGAACTCCACGACGGGGTACGCGAGTCCGCCGCCGTCTGCCCCGCCGCGGCCATCCGGCTGGAGGAGAAGTGA